The DNA sequence CGGATACACCAGAGAGGACATTTCAGCTCTGTGGTATAAGGATCCAGGTAGTGAATGGATAGAGAATGCCCTGAAATTATTTGCTACGGATAAAGATGCACTTAAGATGTGCAAAATAGCAAACTTGAGGGGACATGTTGAGGTGTTTGTCATGCATGTGGTTGAGGATGCAGAAGAATTTCCTGAAGCTGGGTTTATTGATGTGGGAGGCCGAACAGAGGAGAATCTGGATAATGAGTTAGTGGTTTATGAGGGTGAAAAAGATGAAGAGATGGAAAATGATGATGTGCAAAAGGGCAGTGAAGGAGATAAGTTAGATACTGATGTGGGAGCTGAAAATGAACTGGCTGAGACAAATAGCGATGATGACAGCGATGATGAGGAGTTTATTCCATCTGATCCTGAGGGTGATAGTGCAGAGGAGGTTCATTTTACAGATAGTGATGAGGAATATGATGATGAGAGTGGGTTTGAGATTGATACAACTGTGAAGGGTAGTAAGAGGGTTGATAAAGATAAAGGCATTATGAATGGCGATTTTAGTGATGACGAAGGCTTTAATAGTGAAGAAGTGGACTTGGAGTATGAGCTTGGTGTTGGTTCAGTTGATGAGGAAGTAGAAGGGGAAGATAAGAATGAGGCAAGGTGTTATCCAATTCATAAGGATTGTAAAGACATGAATAGTTACAAGTGGGAGGTGGGAACAGTTTTTGCTTCAAGAGAGGAATTCAAGGACACTGTGACATCGTATGCAGTACAAACGAGAAGGGGACTTAGGTATGCGAAGCTTGATTTGGTTAGGGTGAGGGCTGTTTGTCAGCCTGGGTGTCCTTTCTGGTTATATGCTGCTAAGATGAAAGAGGAAGAAACTTGGCAGCTTTGGTCCGTGAACCTTAAGCACACTTGTGGCTAGTCTCATAGGGTGGGGATAATGCATACTTCTTGGCTGAGTAGGGCTTTTAAGAAAAAGGTTGAACATAATCCGAGGGTTCAGATCAAGGAATTGGTGAACAAGGCACAAAGGAAATGGAATCTGACAGTTACAACCTCAATGGCAGCTAGGTCAAGGCAAGCGGCGTTGGATGAGATACAAGGCGAGTATAGGAAGCAGTACAACAGGATTGGTGATTACTGCTATGAATTGCTCCGTTCTAATCCAGGATCCTCAGTGACTCTGAAGGTACAGAGGTCCCCTGACTTTGAGCATGAGCAGCAACACTCATCTTTGAACAACTATTGCATATTTCAGAGACTTTATGTATGCCTAGACGCCTGCAAGAAAAGCTTTCTGCAATGTAGAAAGTTTATTGGGTTAGATGGCTGCTTTCTGAAAACACCTCAAGGAGGGCAGCTGTTGACTGCTATAGGATGGGATCCGAATGATCAGATGCTCCCTATAGCCTATGTCGTTGTGGAGTCAGAGACGAAAGATAGCTGGACTTGGTTCCTGAGGCTCTTAATTGATGACTTTGGGTCGGACACAATTGGCAGGGCAACCTTCATGTCTGATCAGCAGAAGGTAAATGATTTTGTGTGAAATTGTTAGACATTCCTCATTTAACATACTTATGCATAGTCAGTAGTATGAGAGTATAACTTAATATTAGCTTCCTCATTTAACTTAATATGAACCTAATATTATGCATAATTACCTGTTTTTGGTAGGGGTTACTGCCAGCTTTTGATGAGGTGATCCCAGGTGTGGATCACAGGTTCTGCGTTCGCCATCTATACAGCAACTTCAGAAAAAAATTCCCTGGACTGCACTTGAAGCAACTGATGTGGAAATGTGCTAAAGCTACACACTGGAAGGACTGGGAGAGAGAAATGGCAGTGGTCCGAGTGGCAAATGTGGAGGCTCACAGGCATCTCAACTCTATTCCTCCTAGATTCTGGAGCAGGTCCAGGTTTACCTTTAACTCCAAATGTGATACCCTTGTAAACAATATGTGTGAAAGCTTTAATGGGGCTATAGTGGATTCTAGGGAGAAGCCCATCATAACTATGCTAGAAGAAATCAGGGTATACCTAATGAGTAGATGGGCTGTTAATAGAGAAAGAATTAAAAAGTTCAATGGAACAATTTTACCTAGAATTAGGAAAAAGATAGAGAGAAGAGGAAGGGCAGCCGGTGAGTGGAGGCCTTACTGGTCTGCTGCACAAACTTATGAGGTTGTCAATGGGTTAAGCAAATATGCTGTTGATTTGTCTCTTCGTGAGTGTTCATGTAGGAAATGGCAGCTAAGTGGAATTCCCTGCACTCATGCCCTCAGCTGTATAAACTTCAAGGGTCTTGACTTGGAAGCGTATGTAGATGACTGCTACAAGAGAGATGCATATGTCAAGTGTTATGAATCCGTCATCAACCCTGTCAATGGCCCAGATCTGTGGCAGCAGACTAATTTCGACGATGTTATGCCACCCCCTTATCGGAAGCCTAGTCACAGACCagtaaaaaaaaggaaaagaggacctgaggaatcagaGGTAACATGCCAGACACACATGTCTAGGAGGGGGCAGATACAGAGATGTTCAAAGTGTGGTGGAGCAGGTCACAAGAGAGGAAGGTGCAGCAATCCACCCCTCCTTGTAAGTTCAGTTCAATTTATGAATGTTATGGTTTATTGCTATGTTTTCCATATGTATGTTAGGGTTTATCTGTCTCCTTCTTGGTGTATTGCAGGCCCAACCAGCTAAACAAACTGCTGCCAACACTGCTACTAGAGGAAAGAAAAGGTCAATTCCTAAACCTGCTATGCAAGCTGCTACCAGAGGGAGGAAGAGGTCCAAAGCACAAGAAAATTCATCATCACAGCCCCAACCAGCCACCAGCTCAACCCCTATAACCAGGTCCAACTCATCCTATTCCCAGCCCATCACCAAGCCCACAACACCTGCAACTAGGCCCAATTCAAGACCAGCAGCTACTGCCCAACGAAGGCCCAACGTGAAGCCCATGAGAAGCTCAGCCCAACCACCACCATCTGCCAAGGAGAAGGGTGCATCCAGTTCAAGGCAACCTGCTATGAGCAAGGTCTCCTTCACCCACAACATTGCACTACATGTTTCTCCAAGGAAGTTGAGGCTGATGGCAAAACTGCCTCCAAGGGAATGGGGAAAACTTTAACAATGTTTAGTAACTATTTAAGATGTTAGCTGCTTAGTGCAGATCTATTTTGATGATACTGTGTGTTTGTTAGATTTCAGTTAGATGGGAACTTATTACATAGTCTTTATGTCTAAGGTTGTCTAAAAGTGAAGAGAATTACTGCTGTTTTGATATAAGTCCAACTTTCATCTGGTTTAATGTATGCTTTAAGACTATTACCCTTGGGTTGTTAATGAATGATGTCACACAGTTATGTTTTGGTATATCTGTTTCTGCTATGAATCTGATTTTGTGCAATTACTCTATAGTACAAGTTATGCATTACTAAAACAGACACAAAGCAACAATCATATTTCATCTCAACCATTTCCACTTTCATTGCAATATCTTCTGAAATTACAGACACACTCCAACACTTACATAGACATATAATCACCTACAACAACCACTGTCAATACCAAATAAATATCCAGCCACAACAGCActtttttaattacataaaCTAGACTTCAATGCCTAAGTACAAAGTAAGTAAAATTGCACTATTTTCTAGCCAGCTTTCATCAACCAAGCTTCAGAGGCACCAAACATGGTAAACCCAGGTTCTGGTTCAACAATCCCTGCAGCCAGCAACATAAACAACCAACCCAGCCAACCAAGCATAACATTGCAGCAACCTTCAGCTTCCACTCAGATGCCTTCACGTCTGCCTTGAGGGCTACAACTTTTCTCTTCAACCTTGTAACATGCGGATCTTCGCTTCCAGCTTCTGGGTCTGCCCAGCGAAAAAACTGACATTCTTCATTAACCTACATGAGCCCACCATACTCAGTTTCCAGATACAAAACTTTCGGATAAGCTGAGATCAAAAATTCATTAACTCACCTCATAGTAGACGCAGCCCCAGAAGCGGCGACCTGGGTTTTCTTTGGTTCCCGAGACTCGCAACACTGGTCTCTCTCCATGCCCACAAAGAACCCCCCTCTTCTGCCCAGACCCTCTGCTCCGAGACGACCTAGAGCTCTCCGACGCCATTGTTGGATTCAAGCCCTAACCCTAGCAGAAGCTTCCTGATTCTCGTTTCGGTGAGTGGAGGGGAAGGTTTTTAATTCACAATACTTAATTACATATATCATTATGTACTTCAACTACCAGCAACAACCCCAGGGGCAAATGCGTCcaaaaaatttggtaatttggggaaaggacgattttaatgtGTTTGTAAAGATTtgggatgattttaataacaaaaaaagctTAGGGACGAAATTGATTTTGACCCCAGACTTTGGggacgaaaaaagtacttatcCCTAAAATAAACATaccttgcttcaaaccaataatctccgtgggatcgacccttactcacgtaaggtactACTTGGActacccagtgcacttgctggttagttgtgcggattgcaaaagtgtgattgcaatttcgggcaccaagtttttggcgccgttgccggggattattcgagtttgaacaactaaaggtttattttgttgctttgattaggaataatttatttttgttgttatagagtcattaaattctgagtcctttattcccttctcaaaaacttttcaaaaaaatattatttgtctttattaatttctaattttcgtgagtttagtgtcttgttctaagtttggtgtcaattgcatgttcttgttcttccttgatcttcaaattgttcttgtcaattttcttgtttgatctttggtttgtcttgttctgtgtcttttcttgtttttcttgtgctttttcaaaatattagttttcaaaaaaatttattcttatcTATAAAaacaatgcatgaaatttttagatcaaaacaatgaatgcatgcaagaatgctatgaatgtcaagatgaacaccaagaacactttgaagatcatgatgaacatcaagaacataattttgaaaaattttttgatgcaaagaaaacatgcaagacaccaaacctagaaatctttaatgcttggaaaatatgaatgcaaagatgcacatgaaaaacaagaaaagacacaaaacaagaaaacatcaagatcaaacaagaagacttaccaagaacaacttgaagatcatgaagaacactatgaatgcatgggattttcgaaaaatgcaagaaaaattttttaaagcatgcaattgacaccaaacttaaagattgactcaagactcaaacaagaacataaaatatttttgatttttatgattttatgattttttggatttttattaattttttttttcgaaaacaaagttaggaaaaacgaaaaagaaaagaaaaattttgaaaaagatttttgaaaagaaaattacctaatctgagcaacaagatgaaccgtcagttgtccatactcgaacaatccccggcaacagtgccaaaaacttggtggacgaaattgtgattcttaaagttgtactccttgtacttttatggaatttgaaattggcacgtgcgatcacaactccgttcaacttaaccagcaagtgtactgggtcatccaagtaataccttacgtgagtaagggtcgatcccacagagattgttggtatgaagcaagctatggtcaccttgtaaatctcagttaggcagattaaaatggtttaatggtttcgaaaattaataataaaatagaaaataaaaaaaggatagaaatactcatataaatcaagagtgggagtTTCAGAgaagtgcatggagatgctgtgctccttttgaatctctactttctcattgctttcatccaattcttcttactcctttctatggcaagctgtatgtagggcatcaccatcatcaatggctactttcaatcctctcgggaaaatggtcctatgcgctgtcactgcacggctaatcgtctggaggcaacacccttggttgatagctacatcccatcctctcagtgaaaatggtccaaatgctctgtcacagcacggctaatcatctgtcggttctcaatcaggttggaatagaatccattgattcttttgcgtttgtcactaacgcccagccttcaggagtttgaagctcgtcacagtcattcaataccggaatcctactcggaataccacagacaaggttagactttccggattcccaggatcctactcggaataccacagacaaggttagactttccggatccctatgaatgccgccatctatctagcttataccacgaagattctgttggggaatctaagagatatgcgcccggcctaaggtagaacggaagtggttgtcaatcacgcgcgttcataggtgagaatgatgatgagtgtcacggatcatcacattcatcaaagtgttgtgaaacgtatatcttggaataagaataagagggaattgaataaaaagtaatagtaattgtattgaaacttgaggtacagcagagctccacacccttaatctatggtgtgcagaaactccaccgttgaaaatacataagtaaaaggttcaggcatggccgaatggccagccccctgagtgatcaagagaccgaataatcaaaggctaaacagtcaagagattaaactgtcaaaagatgtctaatacaatagtaaattgttctatttataataaactagctcctagggtttacatgagtaagtaattgatgcataaatccacttccggggcccacttggtgtatgcttgggctgagcttgatctatccacgagctgaggcttctcttggagttgaactccaagttatgacgtgttttgggcgttcaactccggatcatgacgtttttctggcgtttaactccagacagcagcatgtacttggcgttcaacgccaagttacatcgtcaatttccgaatgaagtatagactattatatattgctggaaagctctggatgtctactttccaacgccgttgagagcgcgccaattggagttctgtatctccagaaaatctatttcgagtgcagggaggtcagattccaacagcattagcagtccttttgtcagcctttttcagagttttgctcaagtccctaaatttcagccagaaattacctgaaatcacagaaaaacacacaaactcatagtaaagtccagaaatgtgaatttaacataaaaactaatgaaaacatccctaaaagtagcttgaacttactaaaaactacctaaaaacaatgccaaaaagcgtataaattatccgctcatcagtggttgttgataatcaaaagagtgctcaccatagccattatcTTGGTATGCCTCTTGGGATGGCTCTTGGTCATAGTatgttggtggaggttgttgccaggagggttgatcaaatccttgtggctcctcccatctttgattgtcccatccttgatgcatattctccttgtaatctcctcttcctgcaacataattgtaaccaaactcatagccaaaggggtgagagttcatagtagctaaagaaaataaaaataaaaattagcaAAAATAAGCAACTAATTcttaaactaacaaaaactagcaaacaagcaaaaaagtaaatatttacaataaccaataataaggcacacgtttgcaattccccgacaATGGTGACATTTTGATGAACAGacttttgatggtttagaatttcaccaataaactctcgttgcaagtatagtttctaaaccaactaaaatcccttcat is a window from the Arachis stenosperma cultivar V10309 chromosome 3, arast.V10309.gnm1.PFL2, whole genome shotgun sequence genome containing:
- the LOC130966639 gene encoding uncharacterized protein LOC130966639 → MHTSWLSRAFKKKVEHNPRVQIKELVNKAQRKWNLTVTTSMAARSRQAALDEIQGEYRKQYNRIGDYCYELLRSNPGSSVTLKVQRSPDFEHEQQHSSLNNYCIFQRLYVCLDACKKSFLQCRKFIGLDGCFLKTPQGGQLLTAIGWDPNDQMLPIAYVVVESETKDSWTWFLRLLIDDFGSDTIGRATFMSDQQKGLLPAFDEVIPGVDHRFCVRHLYSNFRKKFPGLHLKQLMWKCAKATHWKDWEREMAVVRVANVEAHRHLNSIPPRFWSRSRFTFNSKCDTLVNNMCESFNGAIVDSREKPIITMLEEIRVYLMSRWAVNRERIKKFNGTILPRIRKKIERRGRAAGEWRPYWSAAQTYEVVNGLSKYAVDLSLRECSCRKWQLSGIPCTHALSCINFKGLDLEAYVDDCYKRDAYVKCYESVINPVNGPDLWQQTNFDDVMPPPYRKPSHRPVKKRKRGPEESEVTCQTHMSRRGQIQRCSKCGGAGHKRGRCSNPPLLAQPAKQTAANTATRGKKRSIPKPAMQAATRGRKRSKAQENSSSQPQPATSSTPITRSNSSYSQPITKPTTPATRPNSRPAATAQRRPNVKPMRSSAQPPPSAKEKGASSSRQPAMSKVSFTHNIALHVSPRKLRLMAKLPPREWGKL
- the LOC130966640 gene encoding uncharacterized protein LOC130966640 → MASESSRSSRSRGSGQKRGVLCGHGERPVLRVSGTKENPGRRFWGCVYYEVNEECQFFRWADPEAGSEDPHVTRLKRKVVALKADVKASEWKLKVAAMLCLVGWVGCLCCWLQGLLNQNLGLPCLVPLKLG